DNA sequence from the Candidatus Planktophila sulfonica genome:
ATCCTCCATCGTTGTCATCAATTTCTTTCCCCAGCCCTTGCCCTGCATCTCAGCAACAAGGTTGATATGTGCATGGGATGGGAAATCTTCAAGAAATTCGGAAGGTGATTGAAGTGGATTGTGAATCAGATGAGTAAGACGCTCATCTCGGCTCCAGTTTTCTTTCTGAGCCTCATCTGGTTTTGTATAACTCAACTGCTTCTCGGGCCACCATGTAGCACCAGCCACCGTTTCAAAAGAAGTTGTGTCAAGAGTTGCGATGCAATAACCAAGGGCCTGGCCTGTCTGGTTCTGCACAACAAAGCAATGTTCAGGCGATAGATGCAGGTATGGACCAACCCAGATATCACCTAGTAAGTCGGGTTGTTCAAAAATGCCCGTTGCATCTTTTCCAGAGTCTCCTGTAAGAACGCAGATTTCGTAGAGGCGTTCTTGATCTGCCTTTGTAGCTAGTCGAATATCCATATTTACTTCAATAGCGCTAGAAGACGAGCAACTTCTGAGGTAACTGCATCGCGACCTGGGGCGATGTACTTACGAGGATCTACTAGCTTTGGATTAGCGCCAAGTGCTTCACGGATTTCGTGGGTGAAGACGTTATTGAGGTGGGTAGCAATATTGATCTTGCTCATTCCTGCCTTTACTGCCTTCTGTAAATCAGGATCGTTCACACCAGATGAACCATGAAGAACCAATGGCACAGCGACGGTACGAGCGATTTCAGAGATGAGATCGAAATCTAAAGTGGCATCGCGGGTTGTCATGGCATGGGAAGAACCAACGGCCACGGCCAATAAATCAGCACCAGTAGCCTCTGCGAAGGCCTTTGCCTCTAGTGGATTGGTGCGAACTCCTGGGGCGTGAACGCCATCTTTGCCACCGACTTCACCGATTTCGACCTCGAGGGTTGCACCGTAACTCTTGCAGAGCGCCGCCATGCGCGCACTTGCTGCCACATTGTCAGCATAAGAAAGCTTTGAACCATCGAACATCACTGAGTCATATCCAAGATCAAGAGCCTCTTTAACCAGATCTTCACTTTCTGCATGGTCTAGGTGAACCGAAACCGGCACAGATGAAGACTCTGCAATCGCAATCGTTGCAACAGAGATCGGCTTGAGTGCTTTGTGATAGCTGACGCAGTTCTCACTGATCTGCAAAATGACAGGATGCTTTGCTAATTCCGCACCAGCAACGAGTGCTTCAGCATGTTCGAGCAAGATGACGTTAAACGCACCAACTGCTGATCCTGTGCTCTTGGCATCGAGTACTAACTTGCCTGCATTTGTGCGTGACATGGCGCTCCTTAGACAATCACAATCTCGACGCCAAGTGCGCGAAAATCTTTGACAATCTTTGGGTCGATTCCATCATCGGTAATCAGAACATCAATCTCGCTAATTGGGCGAATTGAAGCGAAAGCACTCTTTGCAAACTTTGAGCTGTCGGTAACAACGACAATCTTGCGCGCACGTGCAGCTATCTGGCGGTTAACGCGCGCTTCATCTTCGTGACGTGCAGCAGCGCCAATAACGGAATCGATTGCTTCAACGCCAAGAAAGGCGATATCGATATTTACTTCCTTTAAAACTTCTTCAGCAAATGGACCTGTGAGTTCGTAAGACTGTGGGCGAGCAACGCCACCTGTGACAACAATTTTAATTTGGTGGCGAACAGTTAATTCGGCAGCGATATTTACCGCGTTCGTTACAACTGTAAGCGCTGGCTGAAGTTCTGAAGGATCACCGGGTGCAAACTCAGAACGAGCGACAATCGCGCGAGCAACCGCCGTAGTAGTTGTTCCGCCGTTGATTCCGATGATGTCGTGCCTAGAAACCATCTCGGCCGCGGCTTCAGCGATGCGCTGCTTAACCTCATCTTCTTTAGCAACCTTGTAGGTAAGCGGAAGACCAAGAGAACCACCCGTGGCAACTGCGCCTCCGTGGGTACGGGAAAGCAGTTGTTTCTTAGCTAGCGAATCAAAGTCACGACGAATCGTTGCTGCAGATACCTTGAGAGAGTTAGCAACATCTTCAACTTCGACGCTGCCTTTTTCGACAACTATCTCCAGGATTCTGGATAGTCGTTCTTGTCTACTCACTTCACGCTGCCGGCAGTAAGTCCGCCAACCAACCACTTCTCAATAAGTGCGAAGAGAACGACGACTGGCGCGATAGCAATGAGTGATCCGGCAAAGAGGTACTGCCACTGGACTTGGTAGAAGCCGATAAGTGCGGTGAGACCAACGGTAAGCGGTTCTTGCTCTGGAGAAGAAGTCAGAGTCAGAGCGATGACGAATTCATTCCAAGCCGCAATGAAGGTGAAGATAAAAGCCGTTGCAAGTCCAGGAAGAGATAGCGGAAGAACGATACGGATAAGAGTGGACAAGCGACTACATCCATCAATCCAAGCAGCTTCTTCGACTTCTTGAGGAATACTTGCAAAGAAGCTGGAGAGAATCCAAATAGAGAACGCCATATTGAATGCGGCATAAACCAAGATTAGTCCGAGGTAGGTATTTACAAGATTGAGTTTTGCGATTTCTCGGAAGATACCGATGACAAGCGCTGTTGGTGCAAACATCTGTGTAACGAGTACTAGGAAAAGGAAGACTTTGCGTCCGCGGAAATCATTGCGCGCCACGTAATAAGCAGCAGGTACTGCAATAAACATAACAATCAAGGTGGCAGATAGAGAGATTATGAAAGAGCTCTTGATGAATGTTCCTAGTGGAATCTCTTTCCACACACCAATGAAGTTCTCGAAGGCCCACTTCTTTGGGAAGTAAGTAGGTGGGATAGATGTGATCTCTTCCTTGGGCTTGAGAGCCGTTAGGAGCATCTGGAAGTAAGGCGCGAAGAACAGGAAGCCAAGAATCCACGCAGAGATAGCAAGGCTGACCTTCTTTCCCGTGAAGCGCTTTTGACGCTTAGGAACCACAATGGATGTCATTACTTCTCCTCCTGGCTCTTGGATACCTTTAGGAAGATGCCGATAAAGATCAGAATAATGATGAGGTTAAGTGATGCCATAGATGCAGATTGGCCAATATCTTGATCGCGGAAGGAGATCTTGTAGCCCAGAGTGGTTGTTGTATCAGTTTCATAACCAGGTCCTCCTGCAGTAATTACCCAAATAATTGGGAATGCGTTGAAGATATTAATGAGGTTAATGGCCATGGCAACCAAAAGCGCCGGCTTAATCAGCGGGAACTTAATGAATCTATAGCCTTTCCATGCCGTTGCACCGTCAACGGTAGATGCTTCAACGATGTCATCGGGAATAGTGGAAAGGCCAGCCAAAATCACAAATGATGTAAATGGAATCGAAACAAAGACTGCAACAATCATGAGCCAAACAAATGACTGCTTTGGATCCGCAAGAAAATCTACAGGCTCATCATAGAAATTTAAGTCCATCAAAATCTTATTGAGCACTCCGTAATATGGATCGAGAATCCATTTCCAGATTGTTGAGCTCATTACTACAGATGCAGCCCAAGGAATAATCACGGCCCAGCGAACAATTTTTCGCCCTGGGTACTTTGCATTAAGTAGTTGAGCTACTGGAAGGGAGATGATGATTGTAAAGAAAACGATCCCCACTACCCAGATAAATGTTCGAATCAGCACATTGGGTAGATCCGGATTAGCTAGAAGATTTCTATAGTTTTCTAGCCCGGCCCATCCCTGGGTAATCCCTGAAGAACTGACATCTTGAAATGATGTACGGACCATTTCAAATGCAGGCCACAGTACGAAGCCAAAAATCATAAAGAGCGCTGGGAATATCCAGGGGAGAGCACCGAGACGGGACTTACGTTTCAGCATTTGAGGCATTCGCCCTGATCTCCTTCATTAAAGACAATTCTAATTCTATTTGTTGACAACCGAAATAAGTAGAGCGGGGGCTCGCGATCACTCGCGAACCCCCAACCCGTACTTCATTGTCACTACATATGACAGGTATTACTTAGATGCAGCAAGCGCCTTTGCTTGGAGTGCATCCATGGTCTTCTTTGGATTTACAAGAGCTGTACCGATCTGCTGCTGGATAGCACCCTTAACTGCTGGGAATGCTGCCTGATCTCCTGGGTAGAAGATTGCAGATGGAAGCAACTTAATAAATGGTGCAAGCTTTGGATCCTTTGCAGCAATCGCTCCCGCTGACTTTGTTGCAGGAATGAAGCCGCCTGCAGCCTTAAGGAATCCTGCATAGTTTGTAGGCTCGAAGATGAAGTCCATCCACTTTGTGATTTCAGCCTTGTGTCCGTTTGCCTTGTATGCAGTGAAGTAATCCTGAACACCAAGTGTTACAGGCTTCTTTCCTGGAGCAGCAACGAATGAACCTGAACCAACGTTAATTGCAGCTCCACCATTGTCCTTAAGCCATCCTTCAAGGAAGACTGAGCCGTTAATGAATGCTGCCTTACCTGCAGCGAAGAGCGCCTGTGCACATGCTGTGCGATCACACTTAGCTGGGTTTGGCTGTGTCAACTTCTGATCTGTGAGCTTCTTAAGGAATTCCATTGTCTGGATGTTTTCCTTTGAGTTAAGAACCCACTTGCCGTTCTTAAACATTACGCCGCCGTTACCGCCAGCCCAGATTGCAAATTCAGCTTGCGCTTCTTCTGGTCCGAGTGGAAGTGCATATGGGTAAACGCCTGGAACCTTCGCCTTGATCTGCTTGAGAACCTTCTCAAGTTCGGTCCAAGTTGTAGGTAGCTTTGTGACGCCAGCCTTCTTAAGAATGTCCTTGTTGTAGAAGAGTGCGCGAGCTGATGCTAAGTCTGGAACTGCGTATGCAACGCCGTTGTACTTAGAGTTGTTAAGGAATGTTGGGACGATGTCATCAAGAGTTGCCTTGCTGACTACTTCGTCTGCACGGTAGAGAAGACCTTCAGCAGCTGCTGCTGAGTAGTCACCCTTGTTAACAATGTCAGGTGTCTGACCTGTTGCAACAAGTGTCTTTACCTTGTCATCAATTGTTTCCCAAGAAACAACGTTGACTGAAACTTTAATTGTTGGATTTGCTTTGGTGAATCTTGCTGAGAGGTCATCCCAGAATGGCTGCATGTTTGCGTAATCTGCTGCGACCATCTTTAGTTCGACTGGGTCTGCTGCCTTAGCTGATGTGCCAAGGACA
Encoded proteins:
- a CDS encoding extracellular solute-binding protein, with amino-acid sequence MKKVTRLSALVAATGLIAASVLGTSAKAADPVELKMVAADYANMQPFWDDLSARFTKANPTIKVSVNVVSWETIDDKVKTLVATGQTPDIVNKGDYSAAAAEGLLYRADEVVSKATLDDIVPTFLNNSKYNGVAYAVPDLASARALFYNKDILKKAGVTKLPTTWTELEKVLKQIKAKVPGVYPYALPLGPEEAQAEFAIWAGGNGGVMFKNGKWVLNSKENIQTMEFLKKLTDQKLTQPNPAKCDRTACAQALFAAGKAAFINGSVFLEGWLKDNGGAAINVGSGSFVAAPGKKPVTLGVQDYFTAYKANGHKAEITKWMDFIFEPTNYAGFLKAAGGFIPATKSAGAIAAKDPKLAPFIKLLPSAIFYPGDQAAFPAVKGAIQQQIGTALVNPKKTMDALQAKALAASK
- a CDS encoding GNAT family N-acetyltransferase; translated protein: MDIRLATKADQERLYEICVLTGDSGKDATGIFEQPDLLGDIWVGPYLHLSPEHCFVVQNQTGQALGYCIATLDTTSFETVAGATWWPEKQLSYTKPDEAQKENWSRDERLTHLIHNPLQSPSEFLEDFPSHAHINLVAEMQGKGWGKKLMTTMEDSLRSAGSVGVHLILSSKNLDALAFYQAIGYHVIFERDGQIGVAKKL
- a CDS encoding carbohydrate ABC transporter permease, coding for MLKRKSRLGALPWIFPALFMIFGFVLWPAFEMVRTSFQDVSSSGITQGWAGLENYRNLLANPDLPNVLIRTFIWVVGIVFFTIIISLPVAQLLNAKYPGRKIVRWAVIIPWAASVVMSSTIWKWILDPYYGVLNKILMDLNFYDEPVDFLADPKQSFVWLMIVAVFVSIPFTSFVILAGLSTIPDDIVEASTVDGATAWKGYRFIKFPLIKPALLVAMAINLINIFNAFPIIWVITAGGPGYETDTTTTLGYKISFRDQDIGQSASMASLNLIIILIFIGIFLKVSKSQEEK
- a CDS encoding carbohydrate ABC transporter permease; the encoded protein is MTSIVVPKRQKRFTGKKVSLAISAWILGFLFFAPYFQMLLTALKPKEEITSIPPTYFPKKWAFENFIGVWKEIPLGTFIKSSFIISLSATLIVMFIAVPAAYYVARNDFRGRKVFLFLVLVTQMFAPTALVIGIFREIAKLNLVNTYLGLILVYAAFNMAFSIWILSSFFASIPQEVEEAAWIDGCSRLSTLIRIVLPLSLPGLATAFIFTFIAAWNEFVIALTLTSSPEQEPLTVGLTALIGFYQVQWQYLFAGSLIAIAPVVVLFALIEKWLVGGLTAGSVK
- a CDS encoding class II fructose-bisphosphate aldolase — protein: MSRTNAGKLVLDAKSTGSAVGAFNVILLEHAEALVAGAELAKHPVILQISENCVSYHKALKPISVATIAIAESSSVPVSVHLDHAESEDLVKEALDLGYDSVMFDGSKLSYADNVAASARMAALCKSYGATLEVEIGEVGGKDGVHAPGVRTNPLEAKAFAEATGADLLAVAVGSSHAMTTRDATLDFDLISEIARTVAVPLVLHGSSGVNDPDLQKAVKAGMSKINIATHLNNVFTHEIREALGANPKLVDPRKYIAPGRDAVTSEVARLLALLK
- a CDS encoding DeoR/GlpR family DNA-binding transcription regulator, with translation MSRQERLSRILEIVVEKGSVEVEDVANSLKVSAATIRRDFDSLAKKQLLSRTHGGAVATGGSLGLPLTYKVAKEDEVKQRIAEAAAEMVSRHDIIGINGGTTTTAVARAIVARSEFAPGDPSELQPALTVVTNAVNIAAELTVRHQIKIVVTGGVARPQSYELTGPFAEEVLKEVNIDIAFLGVEAIDSVIGAAARHEDEARVNRQIAARARKIVVVTDSSKFAKSAFASIRPISEIDVLITDDGIDPKIVKDFRALGVEIVIV